The following proteins are co-located in the Silene latifolia isolate original U9 population chromosome 1, ASM4854445v1, whole genome shotgun sequence genome:
- the LOC141586238 gene encoding uncharacterized protein LOC141586238: MALFEALYGTRCRSPSCWDDSAERMVVRPVMVQEGVKRFGKPGKLSQKYVGPYDILDRVKEVAYRLALPPALARVHNVFHVSHLRKYRSDPSHVLEIENIELDDQLTYEEIPKEILDTKVRKTRNGEVSLVKVLWSNHEVVEATWEKEAFMREKYPHLFL, translated from the exons ATGGCTCTtttcgaggctttgtatggtaCGAGGTGTAGAAGTCCAAGttgctgggatgatagtgctgagagGATGGTAGTGAGACCTGTAATGGTCCAAGAG GGAGTCAAGAGATTTGGGAAGCCTGGGAAGTTGAGTCAGAAATATGTGGGACCATATGATATTTTAGATAGAGTTAAGGAGGTAGCATACCGTCTTGCACTACCTCCAGCTTTAGCAAGAgttcataatgtgtttcatgtgtcgcaTTTGAGAAAGTATAgaagtgacccgtcacatgtgctaGAGATTGAAAATATTGAGCTAGATGATCAGCTGACCTATGAAGAAATTCCTAAGGAGATATTAGACACCAAAGTTCGCAAGACTAGGAATGGTGAAGTGTCTTTAGTGAAGGtgctatggtctaatcatgaagTGGTGGAAGCTACGTGGGAGAAAGAAGCCTTCATGCGCGAAAAATATCCTCATCTTTTCCTTTAG
- the LOC141586246 gene encoding uncharacterized protein LOC141586246, whose translation MKVAQDRQKSHADLRRSEIEFNIGDKVLLKVSPMNGVMRFGKRGKLSQKYVGPYDILDRVKEVAYRVALPLALARVHNVFYVSQLRKYVSDPSHVLEIENIELDDQLIYEEVPKEILDTKVRKTRNGEVSLVKVLWSNHEVVEATWETEAFMREKYPHLFL comes from the coding sequence ATGAAAGTTGCACAAGATCGTCAGAAAAGTCATGCAGATTTGAGGAGATCCGAGATTGAGTTCAATATTGGTGATAAGGTGCTGCTTAAAGTGTCACCAATGAAtggagtcatgagatttgggaagcgTGGGAAGTTGAGTCAGAAATATGTGGGACCATATGATATTCTAGATAGAGTTAAGGAGGTAGCATACCGTGTTGCACTACCTCTAGCTTTAGCAAGAGTTCATAATGTGTTTTATGTGTCGCAGCTGAGAAAGTATGTaagtgacccatcacatgtgcTAGAGATTGAAAATATTGAGCTAGATGATCAGCTGATCTATGAAGAAGTTCCTAAGGAGATATTAGACACAAAAGTTCGCAAGACTAGGAATGGTGAAGTGTCTTTAGtgaaggttctatggtctaatcatgaagTGGTGGAAGCTACGTGGGAGACAGAAGCCTTCATGCGCGAGAAATATCCTCATCTTTTCCTTTAG
- the LOC141586228 gene encoding uncharacterized protein LOC141586228 encodes MKAAQDRQKSHADLRRSEIEFNIGAKVLLKVSPMKGVMRFGKRGKLSQKYVGPYDILERVKEVAYHLALPPALARVHYVFHVSQLRKYVSDPSHVLEIENIELDDQLTYVEVTKEILDTKVRKTRNGEVSLVKVLWSNHEVVEATWETEAFMREKYPHLFL; translated from the coding sequence ATGAAAGCTGCACAAGATCGTCAGAAAAGTCATGCAGATTTGAGGAGATCCGAGATTGAGTTCAATATTGGTGCTAAGGTGCTGCTTAAAGTGTCACCAATGAAaggagtcatgagatttgggaagcgTGGGAAGTTGAGTCAGAAATATGTGGGACCATATGATATTCTAGAAAGAGTTAAGGAGGTAGCATACCATCTTGCACTACCTCCAGCTTTAGCAAGAGTTCAttatgtgtttcatgtgtcgcaGCTGAGAAAGTATGtaagtgacccgtcacatgtgctaGAGATTGAAAATATTGAGCTAGATGATCAGCTGACCTATGTAGAAGTTACTAAGGAGATATTAGACACCAAAGTTCGCAAGACTAGGAATGGTGAAGTGTCTTTAGTGAAGGTGTTATGGTCTAATCATGAAGTGGTGGAAGCTACGTGGGAGACAGAAGCCTTCATGCGCGAGAAATATCCTCATCTTTTCCTTTAG